The proteins below are encoded in one region of Lactuca sativa cultivar Salinas chromosome 3, Lsat_Salinas_v11, whole genome shotgun sequence:
- the LOC111884399 gene encoding protein TPX2 isoform X1, whose translation MDSRNRVINAEHKFSATKLFNYSKGDTEEHMNKALLKGALSYSPSNSTSRTTEIESLCYLNEAEIPQKLQETPFKSTGFIDTFKKLKMEPGKQKQRDAGLTYKSVRSPPPKKQKLEEAKTIQNHQWKTNLTVPKIPLLQTLLRPRHLKISNYKEVEKEQLEKAPKFKARPLNKKILESKGELGLLCNKKRQVTIPQEFHFAIDKRIPPRRTANNVDLFNKITLCLKSHNKKLIPRNTIPRPFHFQTEERGAQKESKFVVKILHKQIEGSSNVVTKSKSSTTFSGRVMKDRQRKLQHQT comes from the exons ATGGACTCCAGAAATAGAGTGATCAATGCAGAGCACAAGTTCTCAGCGACCAAATTGTTCAATTACAGTAAAGGAGACACTGAAGAGCATATGAACAAAGCATTACTCAAGGGAGCTCTTAGCTATTCCCCTTCAA ATAGTACATCAAGAACTACTGAGATTGAAAGCCTTTGTTACTTGAATGAAGCTGAAATTCCCCAGAAG TTGCAGGAAACACCATTTAAGTCAACAGGTTTCATAGATACCTTTAAGAAGCTGAAAATGGAACCAGGGAAACAAAAACAAAG GGATGCAGGTTTAACATATAAGAGTGTTAGATCTCCACCTCCTAAGAAGCAAAAGCTTGAAGAAGCAAAAACAATACAG AATCATCAATGGAAAACAAATCTAacagttcccaaaatacccctgtTACAGACATTGCTGAGGCCACGACATCTGAAGATTAGTAATTACAAAGAAGTAGAAAAAGAACAGCTGGAGAAAgctccaaaattcaaggccagACCTTTAAACAAGAAG ATACTTGAAAGTAAAGGGGAATTGGGGCTATTATGTAATAAAAAACGGCAAGTCACTATACCTCAAGAATTTCATTTTGCAATTGATAAAAGAATTCCACCACGAAGAACAGCCAATAATGTTGATTTGTTTAACAAG ATTACATTGTGCTTAAAATCCCACAACAAGAAACTAATTCCAAGAAACACAATACCACGTCCCTTTCATTTCCAAACAGAGGAAAGAGGGGCACAAAAAGAAAGCAAATTTGTGGTCAAAATCCTACACAAGCAAATAGAAGG GTCATCCAATGTGGTCACAAAATCCAAATCATCAACAACATTCAGTGGTCGTGTGATGAAAGATAGACAAAGAAAGTTGCAGCATCAAACATGA
- the LOC111884399 gene encoding protein TPX2 isoform X2 gives MDSRNRVINAEHKFSATKLFNYSKGDTEEHMNKALLKGALSYSPSNSTSRTTEIESLCYLNEAEIPQKLQETPFKSTGFIDTFKKLKMEPGKQKQRDAGLTYKSVRSPPPKKQKLEEAKTIQNHQWKTNLTVPKIPLLQTLLRPRHLKISNYKEVEKEQLEKAPKFKARPLNKKILESKGELGLLCNKKRQVTIPQEFHFAIDKRIPPRRTANNVDLFNKITLCLKSHNKKLIPRNTIPRPFHFQTEERGAQKESKFVVKILHKQIEG, from the exons ATGGACTCCAGAAATAGAGTGATCAATGCAGAGCACAAGTTCTCAGCGACCAAATTGTTCAATTACAGTAAAGGAGACACTGAAGAGCATATGAACAAAGCATTACTCAAGGGAGCTCTTAGCTATTCCCCTTCAA ATAGTACATCAAGAACTACTGAGATTGAAAGCCTTTGTTACTTGAATGAAGCTGAAATTCCCCAGAAG TTGCAGGAAACACCATTTAAGTCAACAGGTTTCATAGATACCTTTAAGAAGCTGAAAATGGAACCAGGGAAACAAAAACAAAG GGATGCAGGTTTAACATATAAGAGTGTTAGATCTCCACCTCCTAAGAAGCAAAAGCTTGAAGAAGCAAAAACAATACAG AATCATCAATGGAAAACAAATCTAacagttcccaaaatacccctgtTACAGACATTGCTGAGGCCACGACATCTGAAGATTAGTAATTACAAAGAAGTAGAAAAAGAACAGCTGGAGAAAgctccaaaattcaaggccagACCTTTAAACAAGAAG ATACTTGAAAGTAAAGGGGAATTGGGGCTATTATGTAATAAAAAACGGCAAGTCACTATACCTCAAGAATTTCATTTTGCAATTGATAAAAGAATTCCACCACGAAGAACAGCCAATAATGTTGATTTGTTTAACAAG ATTACATTGTGCTTAAAATCCCACAACAAGAAACTAATTCCAAGAAACACAATACCACGTCCCTTTCATTTCCAAACAGAGGAAAGAGGGGCACAAAAAGAAAGCAAATTTGTGGTCAAAATCCTACACAAGCAAATAGAAGGGTGA